Proteins encoded in a region of the Devosia sp. RR2S18 genome:
- a CDS encoding YqaE/Pmp3 family membrane protein, with protein MDVLRIILSVIIPPIGVFLQVGLGLHFWLNILLTLLGYFPGLIHAVWVILRK; from the coding sequence ATGGACGTCCTCCGCATCATCCTATCGGTTATCATCCCACCCATCGGGGTGTTCCTGCAGGTGGGATTGGGGCTGCACTTCTGGCTCAACATCCTTTTGACGCTGCTGGGCTATTTCCCCGGGCTCATCCACGCCGTCTGGGTCATCCTGCGCAAATAG
- the rlmN gene encoding 23S rRNA (adenine(2503)-C(2))-methyltransferase RlmN produces MSIALNLDHSTAVRPAAASRPSLIGLSKPQLAASLLDAGIATEKESRMRASQLWNWLYVNGVTDFERMTNVAKPVRQKLADAFILDRPEIVSEQVSSDGTRKWLFRFRDPANPNYPPVEVETVYIPEADRGTLCVSSQVGCTLTCSFCHTGTQKLVRNLTAGEILGQVLMARERLGDFPGGQRPDDGGLVPGGESRAITNIVMMGMGEPLYNYENVKQALLIASAGDGMSLSRRRITLSTSGVVPFIEPTGREIDVMLAISLHATNNDLRDVLVPINKKWPLEELLEACRNYPGLSNARRITFEYVMLDGINDSDAEARELVRLLAGIPAKINLIPFNPWPGSNYGTSPSSRIERFADIVNRAGYASPVRTPRGRDIFAACGQLKSESERLSKKDREALAVL; encoded by the coding sequence ATGAGCATTGCGCTGAACCTCGACCATTCGACTGCCGTGCGCCCTGCCGCCGCCAGCCGGCCGTCGCTGATCGGTCTTTCCAAGCCGCAGCTCGCTGCCTCGTTGTTGGACGCGGGAATTGCGACGGAAAAGGAAAGCCGCATGCGGGCGAGTCAGCTGTGGAACTGGCTCTATGTGAACGGCGTCACCGATTTCGAGCGGATGACCAATGTGGCCAAGCCGGTGCGCCAGAAGCTCGCCGACGCGTTTATTCTCGACCGGCCCGAAATCGTCTCCGAGCAGGTTTCGAGCGATGGGACCCGCAAATGGCTGTTCCGCTTCCGCGACCCGGCCAATCCGAACTATCCGCCCGTCGAGGTGGAAACCGTCTATATCCCCGAGGCGGATCGTGGCACGCTCTGCGTGTCGAGTCAGGTCGGCTGTACGCTCACCTGCTCGTTCTGCCATACCGGCACGCAAAAGCTGGTGCGCAATCTCACTGCCGGCGAGATCCTGGGCCAGGTGCTGATGGCACGCGAGCGCCTGGGCGACTTTCCCGGCGGCCAGCGTCCGGATGACGGCGGACTCGTGCCCGGCGGCGAGAGCCGCGCCATCACCAATATCGTGATGATGGGCATGGGCGAGCCGCTCTACAATTACGAGAACGTCAAGCAGGCCCTGCTGATCGCTTCGGCCGGTGATGGCATGAGCCTGTCCAGGCGCCGCATCACGCTTTCGACCTCCGGTGTCGTGCCCTTTATCGAGCCGACCGGGCGCGAGATCGACGTGATGCTCGCCATTTCGCTCCATGCCACCAATAATGATCTGCGCGACGTGCTGGTGCCGATCAACAAGAAGTGGCCTTTGGAAGAGCTGCTCGAGGCCTGCCGGAACTATCCCGGCCTCTCCAATGCCCGCCGCATCACCTTCGAATATGTGATGCTCGACGGGATCAATGACAGCGACGCCGAGGCACGCGAACTGGTGCGGCTCTTGGCGGGCATTCCCGCCAAGATCAACCTCATTCCGTTCAACCCCTGGCCGGGCTCGAACTATGGCACCTCGCCCTCCTCGCGGATCGAGCGCTTTGCCGACATCGTCAATCGCGCGGGCTATGCCAGCCCTGTTCGCACGCCACGCGGCCGCGATATCTTCGCCGCCTGCGGGCAGCTCAAGAGCGAGAGCGAACGGCTGAGCAAGAAAGACCGCGAGGCGCTGGCGGTGCTGTGA
- a CDS encoding GNAT family N-acetyltransferase — MSITVRRMAPDDSAAFARIAGGVFDQPIDPVRLRDYLATPGHLLVLAFDGDLIVGQCAGVLHRHPDKVTELYVDEVGTGDNYLRRGVASLMLGELFAWGRELGCAEAWLGTELDNEAANGFYRRWGGAEDTIKYYEFKL; from the coding sequence GTGAGCATCACCGTCCGGCGCATGGCCCCTGACGATTCGGCGGCCTTCGCCAGAATTGCCGGTGGGGTGTTCGACCAGCCCATCGACCCGGTCCGCCTCCGCGACTATCTCGCCACGCCAGGGCATCTACTGGTGCTGGCCTTTGACGGTGACCTGATCGTGGGACAGTGCGCTGGGGTGCTGCACCGGCATCCCGACAAGGTGACAGAGCTCTATGTCGATGAGGTGGGAACAGGTGATAACTATCTGCGGCGCGGCGTCGCTTCCTTGATGCTGGGAGAGCTCTTTGCATGGGGGAGGGAGCTGGGCTGCGCGGAGGCGTGGCTGGGCACCGAGCTCGACAATGAGGCGGCCAACGGCTTTTATCGCCGCTGGGGCGGCGCCGAAGACACGATCAAATACTACGAGTTCAAGCTCTAG
- a CDS encoding restriction endonuclease, protein MAAVEAAAARRHPDICPLCERPIPPEAKSSRHHLTPRLKGGTHKGTVRLHQVCHSAIHARFSEAEIATRLADVESLRSDPEMAAFITWIRDKPPTFHAPTRMTRERRQTKRERNR, encoded by the coding sequence CTGGCCGCAGTGGAAGCTGCAGCCGCGCGGCGCCACCCCGATATCTGCCCGCTCTGCGAGCGACCCATTCCGCCCGAGGCGAAATCAAGCCGGCATCATCTAACGCCCCGGCTCAAGGGCGGCACGCATAAGGGTACGGTGCGCCTCCATCAGGTCTGCCACAGCGCCATCCACGCCCGGTTCTCGGAAGCCGAGATCGCCACCCGGCTGGCAGATGTGGAAAGCCTGCGCAGCGATCCGGAGATGGCGGCCTTTATCACCTGGATCCGCGACAAGCCGCCGACCTTCCATGCGCCCACCCGCATGACGCGCGAGCGGCGGCAAACCAAGCGGGAGCGCAACCGGTGA